A genome region from Choloepus didactylus isolate mChoDid1 chromosome 12, mChoDid1.pri, whole genome shotgun sequence includes the following:
- the PCDH17 gene encoding protocadherin-17 isoform X3 — MYLSICCCFLLWAPALTLKNLNYSVPEEQGAGTVIGNIGKDARLQPGLQPAERGGGGGGGGGGGGRSKSGSYRVLENSAPHLLDVDADSGLLYTKQRIDRESLCRHNAKCQLSLEVFANDKEICMIKVEIQDINDNAPSFPSDQIEMDISENAAPGTRFPLTSAHDPDAGENGLRTYLLTRDDHGLFALDVKSRGDGTKFPELVIQKALDREQQNHHTLVLTALDGGEPPRSATVQINVKVIDSNDNSPVFEAPSYLVELPENAPLGTVVIDLNATDADEGPNGEVLYSFSSYVPDRVRELFSIDPKTGLIRVKGNLDYEENGMLEIDVQARDLGPNPIPAHCKVTVKLVDRNDNAPSIGFVSVRQGALSEAAPPGTVIALVRVTDRDSGKNGQLQCRVLGGGGPGGGGLGGPGGSVPFKLEENYDNFYTVVTDRPLDRETQDEYNVTIVARDGGSPPLNSTKSFAVKILDENDNPPRFTKGLYVLQVHENNIPGEYLGSVLAQDPDLGQNGTVSYSILPSHIGDVSIYTYVSVNPTNGAIYALRSFNYEQTKAFEFKVLAKDSGAPAHLESNATVRVTVLDVNDNAPVIVLPTLQNDTAELQVPRNAGLGYLVSTVRALDSDFGESGRLTYEIVDGNDDHLFEIDPASGEIRTLHPFWEDVTPVVELVVKVTDHGKPTLSAVAKLIIRSVSGSLPEGVPRVNGEQHHWDMSLPLIVTLSTISIILLAAMITIAVKCKRENKEIRTYNCRIAEYSHPQLGGGKGKKKKINKNDIMLVQSEVEERNAMNVMNVVSSPSLATSPMYFDYQTRLPLSSPRSEVMYIKPASNNLTVPQGHAGCHASFTGQGTNASETPAPRMSIIQTDNFPAEPNYMGSRQQFVQSSSTFKDPERASLRDSGHGDSDQADSDQDTNKGSCCDMSVREALKMKTTSAKSQPLEQDQLRCKMKSILP; from the coding sequence ATGTACCTTTCCATCTGTTGCTGCTTCCTCCTCTGGGCCCCTGCCCTGACGCTCAAAAACCTTAACTACTCCGTGCCGGAGGAGCAAGGCGCCGGCACGGTGATCGGTAACATCGGTAAGGATGCTCGGCTGCAGCCAGGGCTTCAGCCCGCGGAgcgtggcggcggcggcggcggcggcggcggcggcggcgggcggagCAAGTCTGGTAGCTACCGGGTGCTGGAGAACTCGGCGCCACACCTGCTGGACGTGGATGCCGACAGCGGACTCCTCTACACCAAACAGCGTATCGACCGCGAGTCCCTGTGCCGCCACAATGCCAAGTGCCAGCTGTCCCTCGAGGTGTTTGCCAATGACAAGGAGATCTGCATGATCAAGGTGGAGATCCAGGACATCAACGACAACGCTCCCTCCTTCCCCTCGGACCAGATCGAGATGGACATCTCTGAGAACGCGGCCCCCGGCACCCGCTTCCCGCTCACCAGCGCGCACGACCCCGACGCCGGCGAGAACGGGCTCCGCACCTACCTGCTCACACGGGACGACCATGGCCTCTTCGCTCTGGACGTCAAGTCCCGCGGCGACGGCACCAAGTTCCCGGAGCTGGTCATCCAGAAGGCGCTGGACCGCGAGCAGCAGAACCACCACACGCTGGTGCTGACCGCCCTGGATGGCGGCGAGCCGCCGCGCTCGGCCACCGTGCAGATCAACGTGAAGGTGATCGACTCTAACGACAACAGCCCTGTCTTCGAGGCGCCCTCTTACCTGGTGGAGCTGCCCGAGAACGCCCCTCTGGGCACCGTGGTCATCGATCTGAATGCCACCGACGCCGACGAAGGCCCCAACGGCGAAGTGCTCTACTCCTTCAGCAGCTACGTGCCCGACCGCGTGCGGGAGCTCTTCTCCATCGACCCCAAGACCGGCCTGATCCGAGTCAAGGGCAACCTGGACTATGAGGAGAACGGAATGCTGGAGATCGACGTGCAGGCACGAGACCTGGGGCCCAATCCCATCCCGGCCCATTGCAAGGTCACGGTTAAGCTCGTCGACCGCAACGACAACGCGCCGTCCATCGGTTTCGTCTCGGTGCGCCAGGGGGCGCTGAGCGAAGCCGCCCCTCCCGGCACCGTCATCGCCTTGGTGCGGGTCACCGACCGCGACTCGGGCAAGAACGGGCAGCTTCAGTGCCGCGTCTTGGGCGGAGGAGGGCCGGGAGGCGGCGGCCTGGGCGGGCCCGGGGGCTCCGTGCCCTTCAAGCTCGAGGAGAACTATGATAACTTCTACACGGTGGTGACTGACCGCCCGCTGGACCGCGAGACCCAAGACGAGTACAACGTGACGATCGTGGCGCGGGACGGGGGCTCGCCCCCCCTCAACTCCACCAAGTCGTTCGCCGTCAAGATCCTGGACGAGAATGACAACCCCCCTCGTTTCACCAAGGGGCTCTACGTGCTGCAGGTGCACGAGAACAACATCCCCGGGGAGTACCTGGGCTCCGTGCTCGCCCAGGATCCCGACCTGGGCCAGAACGGCACGGTGTCCTACTCCATCCTGCCCTCGCACATCGGCGACGTGTCCATCTACACCTACGTGTCTGTGAACCCCACCAATGGGGCCATCTACGCCCTGCGCTCCTTCAACTACGAGCAGACCAAGGCTTTTGAGTTCAAGGTGCTCGCTAAGGACTCGGGGGCGCCCGCGCACTTGGAGAGCAACGCCACCGTGAGGGTGACCGTGCTGGACGTGAACGACAACGCGCCGGTGATCGTGCTACCCACGCTGCAGAACGACACGGCCGAGCTGCAGGTGCCGCGCAACGCCGGCCTGGGCTACCTGGTGAGCACCGTGCGCGCCCTCGACAGCGACTTCGGCGAGAGCGGGCGCCTCACCTACGAAATCGTGGACGGCAACGACGACCACCTGTTCGAGATCGACCCGGCCAGCGGCGAGATCCGCACGCTGCACCCCTTCTGGGAGGACGTGACGCCGGTGGTGGAGCTGGTGGTGAAAGTCACCGACCACGGCAAGCCCACCCTGTCGGCGGTGGCCAAGCTCATCATCCGCTCGGTGAGCGGGTCCCTGCCCGAGGGCGTGCCCCGGGTGAACGGGGAGCAGCACCACTGGGACATGTCGCTGCCGCTCATCGTGACTCTGAGCACTATCTCCATCATCCTCCTAGCGGCCATGATCACCATCGCCGTCAAGTGCAAGCGCGAGAACAAGGAGATCCGCACCTACAACTGCCGCATCGCCGAGTACAGCCACCCGCAGCTGGGCGGGGGCAAGGGCAAGAAGAAGAAGATCAACAAAAATGATATCATGCTGGTGCAGAGCGAGGTGGAGGAGAGGAACGCCATGAACGTCATGAACGTGGTGAGCAGCCCCTCCCTGGCCACCTCCCCCATGTACTTTGACTACCAGACCCGCCTGCCCCTCAGCTCTCCCCGGTCCGAGGTGATGTATATCAAACCGGCCTCCAACAACCTAACTGTCCCTCAGGGGCACGCGGGCTGCCACGCCAGCTTCACCGGACAAGGGACTAATGCGAGCGAGACCCCTGCCCCTCGGATGTCCATAATTCAG
- the PCDH17 gene encoding protocadherin-17 isoform X2 encodes MYLSICCCFLLWAPALTLKNLNYSVPEEQGAGTVIGNIGKDARLQPGLQPAERGGGGGGGGGGGGRSKSGSYRVLENSAPHLLDVDADSGLLYTKQRIDRESLCRHNAKCQLSLEVFANDKEICMIKVEIQDINDNAPSFPSDQIEMDISENAAPGTRFPLTSAHDPDAGENGLRTYLLTRDDHGLFALDVKSRGDGTKFPELVIQKALDREQQNHHTLVLTALDGGEPPRSATVQINVKVIDSNDNSPVFEAPSYLVELPENAPLGTVVIDLNATDADEGPNGEVLYSFSSYVPDRVRELFSIDPKTGLIRVKGNLDYEENGMLEIDVQARDLGPNPIPAHCKVTVKLVDRNDNAPSIGFVSVRQGALSEAAPPGTVIALVRVTDRDSGKNGQLQCRVLGGGGPGGGGLGGPGGSVPFKLEENYDNFYTVVTDRPLDRETQDEYNVTIVARDGGSPPLNSTKSFAVKILDENDNPPRFTKGLYVLQVHENNIPGEYLGSVLAQDPDLGQNGTVSYSILPSHIGDVSIYTYVSVNPTNGAIYALRSFNYEQTKAFEFKVLAKDSGAPAHLESNATVRVTVLDVNDNAPVIVLPTLQNDTAELQVPRNAGLGYLVSTVRALDSDFGESGRLTYEIVDGNDDHLFEIDPASGEIRTLHPFWEDVTPVVELVVKVTDHGKPTLSAVAKLIIRSVSGSLPEGVPRVNGEQHHWDMSLPLIVTLSTISIILLAAMITIAVKCKRENKEIRTYNCRIAEYSHPQLGGGKGKKKKINKNDIMLVQSEVEERNAMNVMNVVSSPSLATSPMYFDYQTRLPLSSPRSEVMYIKPASNNLTVPQGHAGCHASFTGQGTNASETPAPRMSIIQTDNFPAEPNYMGSRQQFVQSSSTFKDPERASLRDSGHGDSDQADSDQDTNKGSCCDMSVREALKMKTTSAKSQPLEQGCFPRKSSHIFIID; translated from the coding sequence ATGTACCTTTCCATCTGTTGCTGCTTCCTCCTCTGGGCCCCTGCCCTGACGCTCAAAAACCTTAACTACTCCGTGCCGGAGGAGCAAGGCGCCGGCACGGTGATCGGTAACATCGGTAAGGATGCTCGGCTGCAGCCAGGGCTTCAGCCCGCGGAgcgtggcggcggcggcggcggcggcggcggcggcggcgggcggagCAAGTCTGGTAGCTACCGGGTGCTGGAGAACTCGGCGCCACACCTGCTGGACGTGGATGCCGACAGCGGACTCCTCTACACCAAACAGCGTATCGACCGCGAGTCCCTGTGCCGCCACAATGCCAAGTGCCAGCTGTCCCTCGAGGTGTTTGCCAATGACAAGGAGATCTGCATGATCAAGGTGGAGATCCAGGACATCAACGACAACGCTCCCTCCTTCCCCTCGGACCAGATCGAGATGGACATCTCTGAGAACGCGGCCCCCGGCACCCGCTTCCCGCTCACCAGCGCGCACGACCCCGACGCCGGCGAGAACGGGCTCCGCACCTACCTGCTCACACGGGACGACCATGGCCTCTTCGCTCTGGACGTCAAGTCCCGCGGCGACGGCACCAAGTTCCCGGAGCTGGTCATCCAGAAGGCGCTGGACCGCGAGCAGCAGAACCACCACACGCTGGTGCTGACCGCCCTGGATGGCGGCGAGCCGCCGCGCTCGGCCACCGTGCAGATCAACGTGAAGGTGATCGACTCTAACGACAACAGCCCTGTCTTCGAGGCGCCCTCTTACCTGGTGGAGCTGCCCGAGAACGCCCCTCTGGGCACCGTGGTCATCGATCTGAATGCCACCGACGCCGACGAAGGCCCCAACGGCGAAGTGCTCTACTCCTTCAGCAGCTACGTGCCCGACCGCGTGCGGGAGCTCTTCTCCATCGACCCCAAGACCGGCCTGATCCGAGTCAAGGGCAACCTGGACTATGAGGAGAACGGAATGCTGGAGATCGACGTGCAGGCACGAGACCTGGGGCCCAATCCCATCCCGGCCCATTGCAAGGTCACGGTTAAGCTCGTCGACCGCAACGACAACGCGCCGTCCATCGGTTTCGTCTCGGTGCGCCAGGGGGCGCTGAGCGAAGCCGCCCCTCCCGGCACCGTCATCGCCTTGGTGCGGGTCACCGACCGCGACTCGGGCAAGAACGGGCAGCTTCAGTGCCGCGTCTTGGGCGGAGGAGGGCCGGGAGGCGGCGGCCTGGGCGGGCCCGGGGGCTCCGTGCCCTTCAAGCTCGAGGAGAACTATGATAACTTCTACACGGTGGTGACTGACCGCCCGCTGGACCGCGAGACCCAAGACGAGTACAACGTGACGATCGTGGCGCGGGACGGGGGCTCGCCCCCCCTCAACTCCACCAAGTCGTTCGCCGTCAAGATCCTGGACGAGAATGACAACCCCCCTCGTTTCACCAAGGGGCTCTACGTGCTGCAGGTGCACGAGAACAACATCCCCGGGGAGTACCTGGGCTCCGTGCTCGCCCAGGATCCCGACCTGGGCCAGAACGGCACGGTGTCCTACTCCATCCTGCCCTCGCACATCGGCGACGTGTCCATCTACACCTACGTGTCTGTGAACCCCACCAATGGGGCCATCTACGCCCTGCGCTCCTTCAACTACGAGCAGACCAAGGCTTTTGAGTTCAAGGTGCTCGCTAAGGACTCGGGGGCGCCCGCGCACTTGGAGAGCAACGCCACCGTGAGGGTGACCGTGCTGGACGTGAACGACAACGCGCCGGTGATCGTGCTACCCACGCTGCAGAACGACACGGCCGAGCTGCAGGTGCCGCGCAACGCCGGCCTGGGCTACCTGGTGAGCACCGTGCGCGCCCTCGACAGCGACTTCGGCGAGAGCGGGCGCCTCACCTACGAAATCGTGGACGGCAACGACGACCACCTGTTCGAGATCGACCCGGCCAGCGGCGAGATCCGCACGCTGCACCCCTTCTGGGAGGACGTGACGCCGGTGGTGGAGCTGGTGGTGAAAGTCACCGACCACGGCAAGCCCACCCTGTCGGCGGTGGCCAAGCTCATCATCCGCTCGGTGAGCGGGTCCCTGCCCGAGGGCGTGCCCCGGGTGAACGGGGAGCAGCACCACTGGGACATGTCGCTGCCGCTCATCGTGACTCTGAGCACTATCTCCATCATCCTCCTAGCGGCCATGATCACCATCGCCGTCAAGTGCAAGCGCGAGAACAAGGAGATCCGCACCTACAACTGCCGCATCGCCGAGTACAGCCACCCGCAGCTGGGCGGGGGCAAGGGCAAGAAGAAGAAGATCAACAAAAATGATATCATGCTGGTGCAGAGCGAGGTGGAGGAGAGGAACGCCATGAACGTCATGAACGTGGTGAGCAGCCCCTCCCTGGCCACCTCCCCCATGTACTTTGACTACCAGACCCGCCTGCCCCTCAGCTCTCCCCGGTCCGAGGTGATGTATATCAAACCGGCCTCCAACAACCTAACTGTCCCTCAGGGGCACGCGGGCTGCCACGCCAGCTTCACCGGACAAGGGACTAATGCGAGCGAGACCCCTGCCCCTCGGATGTCCATAATTCAG